From the genome of Nostoc cf. commune SO-36:
GGCGACTAGCGCGGGTAATCTTACCTGTAAAGTAGGGTCTAGTACCATTGCTATCACGAATGTCTTCTCGCTCTATCAACAGACGAATGAGGCGAACCATTGGGTTTTCATTTGCTGTTACTTGAGGGGGTTTGGGCAATGGTTTAAGACTAGAAAACGATGGGTAAGAACTCTGTTTAATACTTCTAAAATGACAAAACAGATAAGGGTAATTTGAGGCAAAGGTTTTTCTAATCCATTGCTGTTGTTGTTCAATGACTTGTCTAATCTCACGAGAGGCAGGTAGTCTATGCCATCGTTCTACCTTATGCTGATAAAACTTGATATACCATTGAGCATTTTCTTCAACTAAACAATCAAAAGCCATCTGACAAATATCTCCTGGACGAGCAGCCGTATATTCTTGCACTAAGTAGTGACGAGCAACAGCAGCAGGGATTTTCTCAAGATGCTGTTTAATCCCTTGACGGGTGATTTCATCCAACCAATCCACGTCCTGAATTGTCTGTTTAGGAATATCTCGATGACGAACTAAGTTTTGAGATTCTAATCCTAAAAAATCAAAAAAATCTTTGAGGATATATAGCTTTTCTCGAATCGTTCGATTACAGTTAGTTTGGTTAAAGTCGAGAAAGGTTAAGATTAGTTCCCGCTTAATATCAGAGAGTTGGTGGACATGATTTTGCTTCAAAATTTGACTAAACTGACGCAAAGCCACCAGAGAATTCATCGGTTTTGCACTAGCTGAGTACCTACCTGATTTGAGTAAAGAATATAGATATTGCTTGACGAGAACACGAAACCACTCAGGTTTAATTGACTTAAAGTTAAGGATTCTTACGGGTGAGTTTTTGATAAAATGGCGAAAATCCCAAACATCATCATCAAAACAGAAATTCAATAAAGTTTCTTCTTGTTGATACCCAACCCAACTGCCATAACTTGTGGCATTAGGGTGAAAATTTATGTGGCAGAAGTAACAGCGACAATTACTCTGGCTGCTAGTTGTTTGAAAGGTCTCGTAAATCCACCCTTTCTGTCCATCAGGGCCAATTTGATGGCACAGGGGATTAGGGCAAACTAAATGCTGGCGATAACCGTGAAACTGAGGTGGAACTTGACAACAAAGCAGGGTTTTCTGGTAGCAAGAATTACATCCTAGTTTGAGTTGATGACTTTGCCCATCAGCATAATGAAATTTGCTGATTTGTCCCTGATTACACTGAGGACAGATAAATTCTCCAGAATACTTTTCTGCCCAATTGACTGACAGAGTTCCTTGAAGAGTTTGATGAATGGAAATAGGTAAGTGTTGAAGTTGACCAGTTAGGTAGGTTACTTGATGACAAA
Proteins encoded in this window:
- a CDS encoding site-specific integrase, producing MGKRKHPPISIHQTLNGTLQVNWSENYSHEFVCPLCNRGRLSHLAYDNKTLCQIQLGCEVCHRYTPLSCQLRKSAPISIHQTLDGTLSVNWKTDYAGEFICPNCNQGKINNFHHSEKPICKLRLKCDSCYQITNLTCEVPQHPPISIHQTLDGTLQVNWKTDYAGEFICPQCNQGQLNRFSYSKGSVCKLRLGCDFCHQVTYLTGQLQHLPISIHQTLQGTLSVNWAEKYSGEFICPQCNQGQISKFHYADGQSHQLKLGCNSCYQKTLLCCQVPPQFHGYRQHLVCPNPLCHQIGPDGQKGWIYETFQTTSSQSNCRCYFCHINFHPNATSYGSWVGYQQEETLLNFCFDDDVWDFRHFIKNSPVRILNFKSIKPEWFRVLVKQYLYSLLKSGRYSASAKPMNSLVALRQFSQILKQNHVHQLSDIKRELILTFLDFNQTNCNRTIREKLYILKDFFDFLGLESQNLVRHRDIPKQTIQDVDWLDEITRQGIKQHLEKIPAAVARHYLVQEYTAARPGDICQMAFDCLVEENAQWYIKFYQHKVERWHRLPASREIRQVIEQQQQWIRKTFASNYPYLFCHFRSIKQSSYPSFSSLKPLPKPPQVTANENPMVRLIRLLIEREDIRDSNGTRPYFTGKITRASRLQEVRAKHGMEAAQLYADHLSSETTFQHYAPPTREQVAAVDLPFQELLLNSQNRFLPWQTLPESLLNNPKAYELDLEISPRLAVYGHCTLDPKTNCIYNLYPKCYGCGSFRPSTSKLPLYERQYAGEHKRMESAKQAGAALAYEESKATLEAMDKWLLDLRKVANGEAT